Below is a window of Chiroxiphia lanceolata isolate bChiLan1 chromosome 9, bChiLan1.pri, whole genome shotgun sequence DNA.
AGTTATTGTTGGAAAGTCCAGCTCAATCCCTGGGCTTTCTGTTGTTCTTCCTCACTGTGTTTGATACCTGAGCTAAGCTTGATCCATCCCTGTGCAGCAGCGCTGGAtgcagtggggagggggagcaggcaGCCCCTGGTCCCAATCTGTTCCCAGTCTGGCACCAGTGTCCATCCTGGTCCCAAGCTGTGTAAATCAATCTGCTGCTTTAACTGGCTCTGCTCACCAAGTGAGGGAGAGTGAGAGTGACAGAACAGGTTCCTTTGAGAGACAAAGTGAGGGAGGTGAAGGCAGGTCTAACCAGGTTGTATCACATCAAATACAGCTTGTCTGCCACTTACTCTGTTCTGTTCCAGGTTTAGCTTATTCTTCGGGCTTAGCAGCTCTTCTGAACATCTGTCACCTGTTGAAGACAGGGGACACAATCATCTGCATGGATGATGTCTATGGAGGTATGTACAGCACCATGGGGCCTTTGATCTTCACTGTGCAAAGGATAAAATAGAGCTGACCTCTCTGAAATTCCCCTTTTCTTCGAAGCCTTTTCACCTTGTGAGAACACAGATCACTCCTGTCTGATTTGGGTGTTAGAAATTCAGGCACTGAAACATTTCATTGGCACAACATGgaggtttaaaaatatgtaacaaCAAATACATGTTTGCATGAGGGGAAATAGCAACATCTTAGTGCTGCACAGGTTTGTTTGCAGAGCAGGACCCTCTTTCCCTAGGTTTGACCCTTTACCAACCAGCATTTTGTCTGGACTGTTTCAGACAACTGTTCCATCGTCTCCTCCCAAAGCACAGCTTCCCTCTGTTGTCCCCGTGCTTTCTGAACACTTCAGAGAAGCCACAGCCCACTCTTAGGTATTGATCTTGCATCGTATTTATCAACAACTCCCAGTCCAAGCAGATATCCACCTCAGCCAAGTCCTTCAGAAGGTTTAGGTCACCCAGAATTCCTGAGGAGGAACATGCTGGTAAGACATGATGTGACAGTTCCTTGGTGTGTGACCTCTGTTCCATTGGTCAGCAGGGCTGGAGTTTCCAAGGCCTTGGAACAGAGAGATCCAACCTGCTGTGTTATCAAGGGAAGGTTAGAGGCAGGTTTCCCAATCAACAGCTTGAAAACTTGGAAATCTACTTTCCTTTCCCCTAGAAGTGCTGAGTGTTTGCCAGTCAGTTCTCTGTGCTTGTGCACATCAAATCTAAACACACACATGTTTGCTTTTCACACTGAAGTTCTGTCATGCCAGATAGTATTCTCCAACTGCAGCTGGAGACAGCGGGAATCTCTGCTCCTTTAGCTCACAGCTCTCTCACCACAACTCAGTCAGTCATTTAACCAGAGCACATGGGCAGTTCCTCACTTCTAAAGGGCTCAGGGGGGTATTTTTCAAGCAAAACTTGTTCACCTGCTCCTTAAAGCCTCGACCTGGGGTGGCTTTtgcaaagataattttattgtttttcccctgatttttttttcatacttttgttataaaaaaagtgtttccttaaACCCTCAAATCACTCAGCTGTACCAATCTCCATATTCCATCCCTTCATGCTTTGATGGCAAACTGCTGTTGGACAGAAGGGAGTCCATGTGGAATAACCTTGGCAGAGACACccaataaattgatttttaatccAGTCAGTATTTCCAGGTAGTGTGTTGCACATCTATTGAtcagctgtttgctgctggaTTCTTTTAATCTTCTCAATGAAAGGTTCCAAAGACAGATAGGAAGTAAAGAATCACTTTTAGTGGAATGATAATAAACACAGTactggagtcttctccttgattaattctctgtttaattttctgatcaaaaaaaccctgttgttGATGTCAAATACTTCACAAATCACTCTGATCCCATATTCCCATTATTACTTTTTCATGATAATTAAAACTACAACAATCTTTAAAcgtttttagaaataaaaacaatactCATTTGTCATTTACGTGCAGCACAAAGCTGTGCCCTCCTGACTTTCCCTGGGTGATACAAAAGACTGGAGAGCAGTGAAGGGAAGTCAAAGGAAGTTgtttgattttgtgattttggatttttttttaggcacAAACAGATACTTCAGGAGAGTCGCCTCAGAAATTGGTTTGAAGGTAGTTTTTGTTGActgcacaaaaccaaaatgcctGGAAGCTGCAATTACACCACAGACCAAGGTAGGGGAGAGGGAAATGAATATTGTTAAATAGTTTTATTCTTGCTCGTGTTGAATTTGGTCTGTGTTGAtctgaggggctgcagaggtTGGGGCACTGCTGGTCCCACCAGGGCATGTGGTAATAATGTTTGTGCTGCCtcatggaaaacattttaagaagacaaaaaaacaccctgaagagagagaggaggaaggaaaaggtaCAAAAGAGCAGTGGGAACACTGAGCTCAGAGTTGGAGGTGCTCCATGGCACTGGAGTGGATAATCCCTTGCTCCAGGGAAGTGTTTCAGACCTTTGGGCATAATGACTGTTCTGGCTCTGTCAGGCCTTCTCCAGGTGGGATGAACCTGGATTTGCAAAAGCTTTACTGTGCTTCCCATGTTGAGTTTGTGGGGAATCACCTCTCCTAAGGAACCTTCCTTTGCTCCAGCAGGGAAACCTTGTTTTCACTCTGGGAAGCTGGCACTCAATAAATTATCATTGAAAGCACTTCTCACTTACCCAAGGAGcatcagcagcactgaaaatctCTGACCTGGTGGTTTCTGTTGGATTTGTGCAGCTGATTTGGATCGAGACCCCCACCAACCCCATGATGAAGGTCATCGACATCCGTGCCTGTGCAGATGTGGCACATAAACACGGGGATGTTCTCCTGGCAGTGGACAACACCTTCATGTCTCCCTATTTCCAGGTGTGTTCACCATTATCCCATTACTCAGTGTAGTTCAagagacattttcaaaatgggAAGCACCAAGGAACTGTAGTTTTATCTTTGCATGTAAAATCACCTGCTCTGTTTCTAGCTGCAGGTTAATTCTGCTGGTTGCATCAGTGGAGGTGTATCTGTCATTCAAAAATCATGGATTTTGGTTCTTTCTGATGAAAATCACAGCAGGCTTGTTAAAAAGTGTCCTGTTTTCTGACTTTGGCCTTTTTATAGCAATTCTTTTGTATAAGCTGTTTAAGCACCATTCTGAACCACTTGGTAGTCTAGAAAAAGTAGtggaagaaaaagttaaaacaaGCAAACTTTGTTCAGTCTTCCTTTGAGACATTCAATATTTCTTCAATATATTGGTGAGTATGTGTCTTAGAAGTTTATAACTTTGTTTATAACAACCGACATAACTTTTCTATATTGATAAAAGGAAGTGATTTTCTTAAGTTCTGAAAGTGTTTCAGAATAATACACGTCCAAGTTTTGTTGATCTCAATATGGACTGGAAATATACGTATAAATTTCCCAGGAGGCCAAGCCAATCCCTTGTGTTTTAGGTCCAAAGTCACCCTTCTGGCAGAGTGCAAAGGCAAAGTGTCTGGTTTTGTTCAGGGTACTGAGATCTTCCTGAATTTAGGGAGCTCTGCACAAAGTGTCAATGCtaagctccagcagcactgcagttgGTCTGGGACATTCCAGAAGCTTGGTGATTCTCCCCTGCAGTGTGTTATTCAGTTCAGAATTCACAATTTACTTCAGAAAGGGGGGTGTGAAAAGGCACAAAGTGAGCTGGGCTGGTTAATGAGTCTGGGTCAGCCTGGTGCCAGTGCTAATGATTGATTTTGATGAGGGGAGTGGGTGGTGGTGTTAAACCCCTCCAGACCTCTGCTGGTGCTAAGCAAATGAGAATTTCAGAGAGATTTGTGTGTCAATACTGAGTGTAAAAGGCATTTTTCCATGGTGATTCTGGCTGTGCATTGGGAGTGAGTGTTATCCATGTTCCTTGGATGGATGTCCATGTTCAATCTGGCTCAGCAGTCTTTAGACCTGCTTGCTTTGTTACCTTTTAACACACTGATGCTCTTCGCTCTTTGGAATATGTTTATATTATGTGCCAAGTCCCTCAGTgattaattaaaagaattacATTGTTCACGACCTCTTGCCCATCAACCCCTTGCTTTGTCTCACCTTCAAAAGGCTTCTGGGAACAAAGCTGGGAGGTGAGGAAAAACAGTTGGCAAAGAAAACCTCCTTTTCTCATGTTTTCCGTTCTTTCAGTGTAATATCACCAATACTTGGAAAACAAtgcaatttttttgcttttcagactgTGTTGAGGTCTTAATTTTCTAAGGAAATCCACTTTAGAGAGTAAATACCATTATTTCTCTTGCCTCAGCTAAGCAATAGAactattttttcccaaatatgaACTGTATGTTAGATGGATTGAaccatttttctccctgaagcCAGTGGGAATTGGGCCAGTGCTGTTAAATCACATTTGAGTGTGCTTATCTTGAATTCAGAGTGTCTCCCTGTGCTTTTGGTTTTATCACACATTCAATCATCATTCTCAGGTTTTTGTGTTTAAAGTGTTaagtttttgtgggtttttctttagtttctcCACTTATTTTTTGCTGTGTAAGCCTTTTTGGATAGCTGGAAGTGAACCTGGCTGCACGCAGGCATTAATCAGAGctgtgaatttaattttgtttcagtgtcCTCTGTCCCTGGGGGCTGATATTTGTGTGAGTTCTGCGACCAAGTACTTGAACGGTGAGTGTGGGAGTTCAACACCTGCTtagggcagggttggatggagcattgggaagaaatccttccctgtgagggtagtgaggtcctggcacaggttgctcagagaagttgtggctgcctcatccctggaagtgtccaaggccaggttggatgggacttggagcagtCTGGTATAGTGGacggtgtccctgcccatggcagggggtgggatgtgATGTTTAAGGTTcttcccagcccaaaccagtctgggattctgtgataacatgaattattattattataaagcCATACTGGCTTTAATTTGGCTACAACAAAGCAGGTGCCTTCAGGAGGAGGTGGATtgggagctgctctccctgacCCAGGAGCCTGGAGCTTCTCTCCAGGACATTCCTGGTTCCTGCAGTGTCCTGGCAGGTGGCAAAGGTGCCCTGGGAAGTGCCAGTGCAGGAgacagtgctgagcagagctttAGAAACAGCCCAAATCTGCCTTGTGATTTCTGTCTGCACAGGAAGAAAGGCTAGAGCTTCAGGAACAACCCAGGGCCTTGCAAAACTGGGGTTTTAGTAACACCAGGATGGAGAAACTGGGGGGTTGAGGCAGAACCCTGGAGCAGATGGAATGGCCGATCCTGTTCTTGTCTTCATTCGTAGGGCACAGTGATGTGGTGATGGGGCTGGTCTCAGTGAACCGGGATGATCTCTATGAGAGGCTCAAATTCCTGCAGAATTGTGAGTACTAATACAGGAAATACCTGGAAATGAATCCTGGTCACAAACTAGCTCCTGCTGGGGAGCATGGGAATGCACACAGGTGAGAATTCTGCTTAGAGATGCAGCTCAAATGGACAGAACtgggaataataaaataaatttttattttaataaattttaatacaattaaaataatgtttaaattaataaaataaacttaataaacttaatgaaattaattacacTGGTCTCCACTTCCTAATTGCTTCTAGAGAACTGATGAGACCCATCCTGGAAGCATCAGGGTCTCTCTGCCTTGTGCACACCTGCAGttaaagggattttttaaacTCACACATCAGAATTTTCTTGTATATGTTGATTTTGAGCATTTTACTGCCTCTTAATTGTCAGGAATAAATTTCTGTATGGGGTTCTGCCTGTTCTCTGCCTACAGCAGAGACAATAAAGGTATATCATGTCTAATAAATAGAACCCCCGAGGCTTCAGCTTGTTAATTCACCTCATTAATTGGCTCCCCACATCTGTGAGCTGAGGAAGGTAGATTGCAGCAGGTGTCTTCCCACTTGTCACGTTCTAACTTCAGAAATGTTGGAGATTAGGACTGTATCAGTTGTActaaaacccaaaccaaccccttttttctgaggaattttgtctcccttccccagctctcgGGGCCGTCCCGTCTGCCTTTGATTGTTACCTGTGCAACCGGGGGCTGAAGACGCTGCACATCCGCATGAAGCAGCACTTCCACAATGCCCTGGCCGTTGCCCAGTTCCTGGAGTCACATTCCCGGGTGGAGAAGGTCCTTTTCCCAGGTGGGTTGGCAGGACCTCTGAGCAGGAAATGTCCCAGAGGGTGGATTTAGGTGCTGTGATGCTCCATGTCATCGTCACCTTCATGTGGTGACCTTGGAGCTCCAAGGTGTCCACCTTGGAGTGGGCTGAGGGGGAGCTGCTCCACCTCTGCATGAGGGCAATTTCCTCAGTGACTCCCCAGATTCCAGGGGTGACTTGAGCTGGGTGTCCACCTTGGCAGAGGCTGAGGGGGAAGCTGCTCCACGTCTAAGGGAGGGTCATTCACTCCAAGTGACTCCCCAAATTCCAGGgctgccttcccaccctcagTATGAGCTGATGAAGCGCCAGTGCACGGGCTGTCCTGGCATGATCACCTTCTACATCAAGGGGAACCTCAAACATGCTACTGTCTTCCTCAAGAGCCTAAAGGTAAATGGCAATAAAACGTCTCCTGGGACTGTCCTGCTGAGGGGGATGGTGGAAGAGGCTTTTCTTGGTGAGGGGAGAGTCTGTCTGTACTTGCAAAGCTACTCAAATCTTTTGGGTGTGACCATCTCTAAATAATAGATAATTTGTAAATGTGAGGCTAATGAGAGGGAACAAAAGATGCCTGAGCTCCTTGGAAGGGTTTGTTTGCACAGCAAGGTGAGGTGTGTCCAGGTTAGCCCAGGAAATGCTGCTGACAAAAGGGCCTTTTGCCAAAATACCTGCAGGAGTTggaagcagaggagctgtggctggtGTAACACTGCTGGAATATTTCAAAGTGCTCATCAGGAGAATGAAACATTGAGGAGACACCTGAATCATGAAGCTGAGAGAGAGTCCCTCAGTTTGGAGAATGGTTGGTTGTTTATTTGACCCAAACAACAGGTTTTTGCTGTTTTGCCTTGTGTTCATTCTGCCTGTGCCCTTTGATGTGTTTCTAGTCGTGATCTCTGGTTAATTTGCATCCTGCTCTactggttttgctgttttgttcttGGAAAAACCAATCAGTAAGAACTGGCGGAGGTGAATTAGAACTTCCTTCTGCCCCCTGTCTCACTTGCCAGCTGATGTCACCCACTGAAAATGAATTTACTAAAAATATGGTTGGCCTGCAAAATATCCTTTGACCTGAGAGAAAGGACTGAATCCTGGCACAGGAGATCTGCCAGCTTTGACAAGAAATATCAGGGAATGTGTCCCAGGAGAAGTAGTTCCTGACAGTTATCCAAGCCCTTTGACTTGGATGACCATCAGTTTGTCACTAAGCTTGTCCAAAAGTAAAGTCATTccaaagaatcatagaatcccacactggtttgggttggaagggactttaaagcccatcttctactaccccctgccatgggcagggacaccttccactatacCAGACTGCTCCAAGTCCtatccatcctggccttggacacttccaaggatggggcaggatGAGTCTGTTTTAAATCTTAGTAGCTCTGACTTGCTAAATGTACACTTTATTCCTGAATTACACTAGTACCATTTATAAAATAAGACTTATTATAGAAAAACTTAGGGAAAAAGCCCCCTAAACATTCTTTTTCCATAATGTCCTTGAAGTGGTCATTGctccaaggctgccagagctcaaggagcatatggacaatgctctcagggtcagggtgggattgttggggtgtctgcagggccaggagttggactcatgattcttgtgggtcccttccagctcaggatattccatgattctttgaCATCTCTTTCCATGCATCCATGGAAACTTGttaacttctttctttcacGCTTCCCTTTCACCCTTGTTAATTTGTGTTCCATCTTTCCCATAGGTGTTTACCCTGGCTGAGAGTCTGGGGGGCTACGAGAGCCTGGCGGAGCACCCGTAAGTCATTCTTCTATCTTCAAAGTCTAAAAAGGCTGCAGAGTTCCCCAAAATATTAGTGGGGGACAGCACAGATATTTCCAGTCCCTGAGGCCAAGCTGTTTTCCCTGTTATGGAAAGAATGGTGTGTTGTGTAGCACAAACCTAGCAGAGACTTCAGGAATGAGTGAATTCTGTGAATGTGAGAGTGCAGTGATGGAGGAATTTTGACTGGAAAGCTGGAATTTAGGAATTTGTTGCTCTGAAAACAATCCAAGAAATCCGCGTGTGTTGGAATTGTGGAGCAGATGGGATAGAGGGAAGAGCTGTGCCATGCTCTCTGCTCACACAAGAGGGCGTGGTCAGTACGTGCACCCAACTGCCTTGTTTTCCCTGTCAGGACTTTTTGTGGGAATTTTAGTAACACTTGGCTGCTCCTGTTAAGGTTAAAAGGCTAAAAAGAGGATTTATATGGAATTAGATTCTTTTACCAAAGccaatttgcttttcaaaaagaTAACATGGGAATTTATGGCTTTTTGTGTGCTAAAGCATTTCAGGTATTCATTAGAGTAACAGCAAATCTTAAAccactccagcagctggaagaaatTGTGAGTTGGTTGGTGGAGCACAGGGGAAAATACCTTCTTGCCCATATCATCCAAACCTGCAGAGAGTAAACCCTTCAGTGTAATCTGGTACAGTTTGACAAGAAGAAACCAGAAGTTAATAGAAAACAGGAGATTTTATACTGGACGTTGttcactgcagctgcttcttcacatgcagagcagagcttttagagcaaaaaaaccccaaaaaaaactCTGGAAGGAAGAGGAATGGGATTTGCTCCTTTTTTAGCTCCAGATTTTGAAGTATCCACTTCTTATTTATAATTTGTAGCTTAGAAGTACTTTCCTGAAAGTCTGAAGTCCCTGACTTCACATCATTTACAGACACTGCCACGAGCTCTTTCCATCTGTGGGCTCAGCAGCGAGTGGCACAGAAAAGGTGTAAAACTTCATGAAACTTTGGGGGTGCTGGCAGAAAACCAGCTGGTTGGGGCTTTACTGAGGAAAGTGCAAAGTTCTTAGGAAACTTAGGCTGGTGTTTGTCCCTGCAGGGCCATCATGACCCATGCCTCAGTGccccaggaggagagggaagctcTTGGCATCACTGATACGTTGATTCGTCTCTCTGTGGGTttggaggatgaggaggatTTACTGGCTGACCTGGACCAGGCCCTGAAGGCTGCGGTGAGTGGGTTCTTACCCCCTAAGAATCATTCCCTCTCTCACTGGCTGACTCCTGGGAATTCTTACCTTTTTAAGCCACTCCTAAGCAGACCTTGGATTTAAAGCTCTCCCTGTCAGGATTCCCTGCACAAGGTTTGTGTCCTGGTCAATCACAGTCTCAACCGATATGGATTCAGGTACAACAGATGTTGGAGTCATGGGAATGTCCCTGCTAAAGTCAGGCTCAGGGAGACTCTCACGCAGGCCTAGAAAGGCTCAGTGTGTGCTTCAGATTTTTCCTGGCAGGGTTGAAATATATTAAGGAGCTTTAAGAGCTTCTCTCAAACAGTAAGTCCAATATTTGAGTACTGCTGTTTCATTCCACTCCTGATGCTTCTCTCCCACAGGTGTGGATTTCagaaagtggatttttttgtgtgtgtaggGTTGTAGGGttggtttttaatgttttttgtttgtttgtttttcaggatttttttgtttgtttttttttttaatgataggAAAAGTTATCATCAGTAACTACACATATTTCTATTTGCCAGCACAGggcatgaaattaatttaatgccAAAATGTGTCTTATTtatgaaaagaagaagaaaagtgtGTGGTTGATGAGGGGCAGAACATAATtatctctcctttcccttcttcttgCAGTTTGCATAAGCCTTGAGGCTTAAAGAAGGAACTTGGAATTGGATGTTGCAAAGACTGGAAGAGGACATGGAAAACCAAATTGCTCCTTTGATTTGCCTTTGATTTGCCTTTGGGAATTTCAATCTGGATTCCTGGAGAGTCTCCCTGGTGCTGTTGGGttggttctgctgctgcctggctgtgcaTGGACTGTGTGTGGCACAGACTGGGCTCTCCTGTGGGTCAAGGTCTGTTGTTGGGAAATCCATTGGGATTTCTGGACTCAGTAATTGTGTGTGAGAGCAGCCATGGGCTCCCTCAGAAATGTTCTCCTTGTTCTCCCAGAGATCAGTGTTTCTTCTGATGGTTTGAGGTCACAGGGGGTGGTTCCTGGTGCTGCTCTTGGGATGCACAGTtcattcttctcttctcttccaacCCAACAGCCCATCTTAAAAACATGATTGGCcttagatttattttaattaggtCGGAAATGTGCTTTAAAGCTTTTCTCCTCTggattttttaatgcagtattGAAAATGATGCTTTGAAAATGGTAAATAATAGCTTTATAATAGCTGTTAGTTATGAGAATGATTGAAacaactttaattaaaatatgctgTGAATTTCCTTGAtgtcttccttcttcttccatttccatGTGCTACTTATGTTCAAAATCAGGTGATAGAATAACCCTGGAGCTGTTCAGATTTTCCTATGGGAAGATGTCATTGATGGTGTTACTTTTGTCAGGAAGAGGAGATGTAAAT
It encodes the following:
- the CTH gene encoding cystathionine gamma-lyase, giving the protein MERGFLPPFPHFATRAIHAGQDPEQWRSGAVVPPISLSTTFKQRAPGEHAGYEYSRSGNPTRDCLEKAVAALDGAKYSLAYSSGLAALLNICHLLKTGDTIICMDDVYGGTNRYFRRVASEIGLKVVFVDCTKPKCLEAAITPQTKLIWIETPTNPMMKVIDIRACADVAHKHGDVLLAVDNTFMSPYFQCPLSLGADICVSSATKYLNGHSDVVMGLVSVNRDDLYERLKFLQNSLGAVPSAFDCYLCNRGLKTLHIRMKQHFHNALAVAQFLESHSRVEKVLFPGLPSHPQYELMKRQCTGCPGMITFYIKGNLKHATVFLKSLKVFTLAESLGGYESLAEHPAIMTHASVPQEEREALGITDTLIRLSVGLEDEEDLLADLDQALKAAFA